From Marinobacterium sp. LSUCC0821, a single genomic window includes:
- a CDS encoding FimV/HubP family polar landmark protein, whose amino-acid sequence MRRLALNLAVATAIFSSNVMALGLGEIQVESALNEPLKAEVSLLQLRDLRAAQIRPALANIDDFNLAGISRSRSLDGIEFQVEIGADGAGKILIQSEDPVREPFLSFLMEVNWPNGRLVREYTLLLDPPLIAEQGVPESIQKPTLQNSADKVVESAVAETQEEASLTPTSADSSAAEKVLIANPSAGAAQNLKTTADTNKQLYVEVNDTLYSIADNNRPAADVSVAQMMLALQRLNPESFPSGNINNLKAGTLMTLPTEAQAKEISKRQALAETKRQWEEWQTGRAAPEVVKPADPIDEKVSQQVSAPVETPTQPVQDEAQLKLLAAKPAEQTEEENPKEDQAEAPLKESPANGAPIDEKLSVDETATTEVVQPEQVDNAVATPDDQSLREQQLEQANRDLEDRLLVTQESVAKVERDNADLSDKLDAIQEQLVAMQRLIELKDQQMAQLQKELLTQVEQNKVAAEDPIISAINYLRNNPTHLGAGTLVLLLILLLLLRSSRKAATKSNLPDTSASSVAVPVATAATAEAVMDSQTIASDQLISNATSPEVERSNEVQESIAQAEAEIQSMIDEVLRARAKEHSEEPTTEVVELELISDSDQIPEPEPEPEPEPEPEPEPESEVVSEIASEDQPSELPETAQENEPDELLSLNDFDDEIVKEADSLDAELTVESEVLDDELNDSIETLLGELDDSTGSEEPVAAEVDLKFGKEGVVASVSELNDLDLEQRANQAMSMQPRPVAETDLDFNVTPFDKDAPAERAESEIPAVEMSISTDSKATFNPTADSPSMHEDDNHSIINLEAEFAALEAEGQGAVDDELWALAGGKPAISTEQVDEQIDERAGAEGTEESLDSLDDLTFLDDSTADVQSVEASKPEPVEELLEFDVEQPSALDAELDGILGEVDSEIEIVEEFNDQSSTSGDESELFSGTDENETRLDLARAYIDMDDSEAARDILTAISRTGSVAQRAEADALLKMLDKA is encoded by the coding sequence GTGCGTCGATTGGCACTCAATCTAGCGGTCGCAACCGCAATTTTTTCATCAAATGTAATGGCCCTAGGTTTGGGGGAGATTCAGGTAGAGTCTGCCCTTAATGAACCACTCAAGGCGGAAGTCTCGCTGCTACAGCTAAGGGATCTTCGTGCTGCTCAAATTCGTCCTGCGCTTGCCAATATCGATGATTTCAATTTGGCGGGTATCTCACGCTCTCGCTCTTTAGATGGAATTGAGTTTCAAGTTGAGATTGGTGCCGATGGTGCCGGAAAGATCTTGATTCAATCTGAAGATCCAGTGCGCGAACCCTTTTTAAGCTTCCTGATGGAGGTGAACTGGCCAAATGGTCGGTTGGTTCGTGAATATACATTGCTACTTGATCCACCTTTGATCGCAGAGCAGGGTGTACCTGAGTCTATCCAAAAACCGACTCTCCAAAACAGTGCTGATAAAGTTGTTGAAAGTGCAGTCGCGGAAACGCAGGAAGAGGCCTCTTTAACTCCAACATCAGCTGATTCTTCAGCGGCTGAAAAAGTTTTGATAGCTAATCCAAGTGCAGGTGCAGCGCAAAATCTTAAAACCACTGCAGATACCAACAAACAGCTCTATGTTGAGGTAAACGATACCCTCTACAGTATTGCTGATAACAATCGTCCAGCGGCTGATGTATCGGTTGCTCAGATGATGCTAGCACTGCAGCGTTTGAATCCAGAGAGCTTCCCTAGCGGCAACATTAATAATCTCAAAGCGGGCACCTTGATGACCCTGCCGACTGAAGCTCAGGCTAAAGAGATCAGTAAGCGTCAGGCTTTGGCAGAGACTAAACGCCAATGGGAAGAGTGGCAGACAGGTCGCGCAGCGCCTGAGGTCGTTAAACCTGCAGATCCAATCGACGAGAAAGTATCTCAGCAGGTATCAGCTCCAGTAGAAACTCCAACTCAGCCAGTGCAGGATGAAGCACAGCTAAAATTGCTTGCAGCAAAACCTGCCGAGCAGACAGAAGAGGAGAACCCAAAAGAGGATCAGGCTGAGGCACCTCTCAAAGAGTCGCCTGCAAATGGGGCGCCTATTGATGAGAAGCTATCTGTAGATGAAACAGCTACAACCGAGGTGGTTCAGCCGGAGCAGGTTGATAATGCAGTGGCTACTCCTGATGATCAATCTTTGCGTGAGCAGCAGCTAGAGCAGGCGAATAGAGATCTTGAAGACCGTCTTCTTGTTACGCAAGAGAGTGTTGCAAAGGTTGAGCGTGACAATGCGGACCTTTCAGATAAGTTAGATGCTATTCAGGAGCAATTGGTCGCTATGCAGCGACTCATCGAGCTGAAAGATCAGCAGATGGCCCAGTTACAGAAAGAGCTTCTGACACAGGTTGAGCAGAATAAGGTGGCTGCTGAAGACCCCATCATCAGTGCTATCAACTACCTTCGCAATAATCCAACTCACCTAGGTGCTGGGACTCTAGTTCTTCTACTGATATTGCTGCTGCTTCTGAGAAGCAGTCGTAAGGCCGCTACTAAATCGAACCTACCAGATACCTCTGCATCTTCTGTTGCTGTGCCAGTTGCAACCGCAGCTACAGCAGAAGCTGTGATGGACTCACAAACGATCGCATCAGATCAACTGATCAGCAACGCTACTTCGCCAGAGGTGGAGAGATCAAATGAGGTGCAGGAGAGCATCGCTCAGGCTGAAGCTGAAATTCAGTCGATGATTGATGAGGTGTTGCGAGCACGTGCTAAAGAGCACTCTGAAGAGCCAACAACTGAAGTTGTTGAACTAGAGCTCATCTCTGATTCAGATCAGATACCAGAGCCAGAGCCAGAGCCAGAGCCAGAACCAGAACCAGAACCAGAACCAGAATCGGAAGTTGTCTCTGAAATTGCGTCAGAAGATCAGCCAAGCGAGCTACCAGAAACGGCGCAAGAAAATGAGCCTGATGAGCTCCTCTCGTTAAATGATTTTGATGATGAGATTGTAAAAGAGGCCGACTCTCTTGATGCCGAGCTTACTGTCGAATCAGAGGTTTTAGATGACGAGCTTAATGACTCGATCGAAACTCTGCTCGGTGAGCTGGACGACTCTACTGGGTCTGAAGAGCCAGTTGCAGCAGAGGTGGATCTTAAGTTTGGCAAAGAGGGTGTAGTGGCATCGGTTTCAGAGCTAAATGATCTCGATCTTGAGCAGCGCGCTAACCAGGCGATGTCTATGCAGCCGCGTCCAGTTGCAGAAACTGACCTCGACTTTAACGTGACGCCGTTCGATAAAGATGCTCCAGCAGAGAGAGCTGAATCCGAAATTCCTGCAGTGGAGATGTCGATCTCGACAGACTCTAAGGCGACATTCAACCCTACAGCTGATTCGCCATCTATGCATGAGGATGATAACCACAGTATTATCAATCTTGAAGCGGAGTTTGCTGCGCTGGAAGCTGAGGGGCAGGGCGCCGTTGATGATGAGTTGTGGGCGCTTGCAGGCGGTAAGCCGGCTATATCAACAGAGCAAGTTGATGAACAGATTGATGAGAGAGCAGGTGCTGAGGGCACTGAAGAGTCGCTAGATTCTTTGGATGATCTCACCTTCCTTGATGACTCAACAGCTGACGTTCAGTCAGTTGAGGCTTCTAAGCCTGAACCTGTCGAAGAGCTGTTAGAGTTTGATGTCGAACAGCCAAGTGCGCTTGATGCGGAGTTGGACGGTATCCTAGGTGAAGTTGATTCGGAAATTGAGATTGTTGAAGAGTTTAATGATCAGTCATCGACAAGCGGCGATGAGAGTGAGCTCTTTAGCGGTACCGATGAAAATGAGACTCGTCTCGATTTGGCTCGTGCTTACATCGATATGGATGATTCTGAGGCTGCTCGTGATATCCTTACCGCAATTAGCCGAACGGGCTCTGTTGCACAGCGTGCAGAGGCAGATGCTCTCTTAAAGATGTTGGATAAAGCTTAG
- a CDS encoding Asd/ArgC dimerization domain-containing protein: MSVKVFIVGVGSLAADQFFELFEDSAIASEISLSLWDGEADAGRSLMVNGHSTLVREYDQAPYAEANVVVLAAPNIPKEILEMASEGATLIDLYNNLEADSAELAIAGACSLESGQWYRSPEPALLALFRFCDAIKAKVEPLRLNVAVALPASAHDRAGVEALALETAALLNGREATEQYLGATLAFNSLAQTFDLNDQSETAVEARIADDAEQLFEDAETSVSTVQVPMFHGTSVMLTIESSSKIELADVTAAVDRDKSLRWSEGKSTATQMMIGREECLVTRVRKDPRVDQTLLATLMFDEQRFGRAANLMGLLSSLIPKH, from the coding sequence ATGAGCGTTAAGGTATTTATTGTTGGTGTTGGCTCGCTAGCTGCTGATCAGTTTTTTGAACTATTTGAGGATAGTGCAATCGCCAGTGAGATCTCTCTATCACTCTGGGATGGCGAAGCGGATGCGGGCCGTTCGTTGATGGTTAACGGCCACTCAACACTTGTACGTGAATATGATCAGGCGCCTTATGCTGAAGCGAATGTAGTTGTTTTGGCCGCGCCTAATATTCCAAAAGAGATTTTGGAGATGGCATCTGAGGGTGCAACCCTAATCGATCTATACAATAACCTTGAAGCGGATAGTGCTGAACTTGCTATTGCTGGCGCCTGCTCGCTTGAGTCGGGGCAGTGGTATCGCTCGCCAGAGCCTGCATTGCTTGCTCTATTCCGTTTTTGTGATGCGATTAAAGCGAAGGTTGAACCGTTGCGCCTTAACGTTGCTGTTGCGCTACCTGCAAGTGCCCATGATCGCGCTGGTGTTGAGGCGCTAGCACTTGAGACTGCTGCACTTTTAAATGGTCGTGAAGCGACCGAACAGTACCTCGGTGCAACGCTTGCATTCAACTCACTGGCGCAAACCTTCGACCTAAACGATCAGTCTGAAACCGCAGTTGAAGCGCGTATCGCTGATGATGCGGAACAGCTGTTTGAAGATGCAGAAACCTCCGTTTCAACTGTACAGGTGCCTATGTTCCACGGTACCAGCGTGATGCTGACCATCGAGTCGAGCTCGAAAATTGAACTGGCCGATGTCACTGCAGCTGTCGATAGAGATAAATCACTGCGTTGGAGTGAGGGTAAATCGACTGCGACTCAGATGATGATTGGTCGTGAAGAGTGTTTGGTAACCCGTGTTCGTAAAGATCCGCGCGTTGATCAAACGCTGCTTGCAACTCTGATGTTTGATGAGCAGCGTTTCGGTCGTGCTGCCAATCTGATGGGGCTTCTTAGCTCATTAATCCCTAAGCACTGA
- the asd gene encoding aspartate-semialdehyde dehydrogenase, translated as MNRVGFVGWRGMVGSVLMQRMQEERDFDQIAEPVFFTTSQVGAAGPDIGKEIAPLKDASDIDALQEMDAIITCQGGDYTKEVYPKLRAAGWKGYWIDAASALRMDDEAIIILDPVNRDVIDKGLAKGIKTYVGGNCTVSLMLMGLGGLFKAGHVEWLTSMTYQAASGAGARNMRELITQMGQIRDGSEALLKDPASAILDIDRQVVSTMRNDLAVDNFGVPLAGSLIPWIDVPVADGQSKEEWKGYVETNKILGRNANPIAIDGTCVRIGAMRCHSQAFTIKLNKDLPMDEIEQMISEANDWVKLVPNDRQITMQELTPTKVTGTLTVPVGRLRKMKMGKQYLNAFSVGDQLLWGAAEPLRRMLRILLEA; from the coding sequence ATGAATCGTGTAGGTTTTGTTGGCTGGCGCGGTATGGTGGGTTCCGTTCTTATGCAGCGTATGCAGGAAGAGCGTGACTTTGATCAGATCGCTGAACCGGTATTCTTCACCACTTCTCAGGTGGGTGCTGCTGGTCCAGACATAGGTAAAGAGATTGCTCCGCTTAAAGATGCGTCAGATATTGATGCACTACAAGAGATGGATGCGATTATTACCTGTCAGGGTGGCGACTACACGAAAGAGGTTTACCCTAAACTGCGCGCTGCAGGTTGGAAGGGTTACTGGATTGATGCTGCATCAGCGCTTCGTATGGATGATGAAGCGATCATTATTCTTGATCCGGTAAACCGTGATGTGATCGATAAAGGCTTAGCTAAAGGGATCAAAACCTACGTAGGCGGTAACTGTACTGTTTCGCTTATGTTGATGGGTCTTGGTGGTCTATTTAAAGCGGGTCACGTTGAGTGGCTAACATCGATGACATACCAGGCTGCGTCTGGTGCAGGTGCACGTAACATGCGTGAATTGATCACTCAGATGGGTCAAATCCGCGATGGTTCTGAAGCGCTGCTTAAAGATCCAGCCTCTGCCATTCTTGATATCGATCGTCAGGTTGTTAGCACTATGCGTAACGATCTAGCCGTTGATAACTTTGGTGTACCGTTAGCAGGCTCTTTGATCCCTTGGATCGATGTACCTGTTGCAGATGGTCAGTCTAAGGAAGAGTGGAAGGGCTACGTTGAAACCAACAAGATTCTTGGTCGCAACGCTAACCCAATCGCGATTGATGGTACCTGTGTACGTATCGGTGCAATGCGCTGTCACAGCCAGGCGTTCACAATTAAGTTGAACAAAGACCTGCCAATGGATGAGATCGAGCAGATGATCTCTGAAGCGAATGACTGGGTTAAACTTGTACCAAACGATCGTCAGATCACGATGCAAGAGCTCACTCCTACTAAAGTGACAGGTACCCTAACTGTGCCTGTTGGCCGTCTTCGTAAGATGAAGATGGGCAAGCAGTACCTCAACGCATTCAGCGTGGGTGATCAGCTTCTTTGGGGTGCAGCAGAGCCGCTACGTCGTATGCTACGTATCCTTCTAGAAGCGTAA
- the leuB gene encoding 3-isopropylmalate dehydrogenase, which produces MNENKVLILPGDGIGPEIVAQARRVLELVNAQDNLGLEFDEAHVGGAAIDATGVPLPEETLAKAHDSKGILLGAVGGPKWDTNPDFQIRPEKGLLGLRTQLGLFGNLRPAILYPQLAHASTLKPEVVSDLDILIVRELTGGIYFGQPRGIRTTEAGLREGYNTYVYNEEEIKRIGRVAFEAAMARGKKLCSVDKANVLEVTVLWREVMEELKAEYPEVELSHMYVDNAAMQLVRAPKQFDVVVTGNMFGDILSDAAAMLTGSIGMLPSSSMNVKGQGMFEPCHGSAPDIAGQNVANPLATILSAAMMLRYSLDKGETADRIEAAVSKVLDQNLRTADIFSEGMTKVSTTEMGDAVIAALSA; this is translated from the coding sequence ATGAACGAAAACAAAGTTTTGATTCTGCCAGGTGATGGCATTGGTCCTGAGATTGTTGCTCAGGCGCGTCGTGTACTTGAGCTAGTTAACGCGCAGGATAACCTTGGTCTTGAGTTTGATGAAGCTCACGTGGGTGGTGCTGCTATCGATGCGACAGGTGTACCGCTTCCAGAAGAGACACTGGCTAAAGCGCATGACTCTAAAGGTATTCTTTTGGGTGCTGTGGGTGGTCCTAAGTGGGATACCAACCCAGATTTTCAGATTCGCCCAGAGAAGGGGTTGCTTGGTCTTCGTACCCAGCTAGGTCTGTTCGGTAACCTACGTCCAGCAATTCTTTACCCACAGCTAGCGCACGCTTCTACTTTGAAGCCTGAAGTGGTTTCAGATCTAGATATCCTTATCGTTCGTGAGTTAACAGGCGGTATCTACTTCGGTCAGCCTCGCGGTATTCGCACGACTGAAGCGGGTCTTCGTGAAGGTTACAACACCTACGTATATAACGAAGAGGAGATCAAGCGCATCGGTCGTGTTGCATTTGAAGCAGCGATGGCGCGTGGTAAGAAACTTTGTTCTGTCGACAAAGCTAACGTTCTTGAAGTGACCGTGCTTTGGCGTGAAGTGATGGAAGAGCTAAAAGCAGAATACCCTGAAGTAGAACTAAGCCACATGTACGTAGATAACGCTGCAATGCAGCTAGTACGTGCACCTAAGCAGTTCGACGTAGTGGTAACTGGTAACATGTTCGGTGATATCCTGTCGGATGCTGCTGCAATGCTTACTGGCTCAATCGGTATGCTTCCATCATCATCTATGAACGTTAAAGGGCAGGGTATGTTTGAGCCGTGTCACGGTTCCGCACCAGATATTGCAGGTCAAAACGTCGCAAATCCATTGGCAACTATCCTATCTGCCGCTATGATGTTGCGCTACTCGCTTGATAAGGGCGAGACTGCAGATCGAATCGAAGCAGCAGTAAGCAAGGTTTTGGATCAAAATCTGCGTACTGCCGATATCTTCTCAGAAGGTATGACGAAGGTTTCGACGACTGAAATGGGTGACGCTGTTATCGCTGCACTAAGTGCATAA
- the leuD gene encoding 3-isopropylmalate dehydratase small subunit: MKKFTTHTGVVAPLDRVNVDTDMIIPKQFLKSIKRSGFGPNLFDELRYLDEGQPDQDCSGRPLNPEFVLNKPEYAGASVLLARNNFGCGSSREHAPWALDDYGFRAVIAPSYADIFFNNCFKNGLLPIILTDAEVEELFQAVAAAPGMSLTVDLANQKVISPNGKEYSFDVDGFRKHCLLNGLDDIGLTLEHADDIRAYEAKRRAEAPWLFDAIK; this comes from the coding sequence ATGAAAAAGTTTACGACTCACACAGGTGTTGTTGCTCCGCTTGATCGCGTCAACGTTGATACCGACATGATCATTCCAAAGCAGTTCCTTAAGTCTATTAAGCGCTCTGGCTTTGGCCCAAACCTTTTTGATGAGCTGCGTTACCTTGATGAAGGTCAACCAGATCAAGACTGTTCTGGTCGTCCATTGAATCCAGAGTTTGTGCTAAACAAGCCAGAATACGCTGGCGCAAGTGTGCTGTTGGCACGCAACAACTTCGGTTGTGGCTCAAGCCGCGAACACGCTCCTTGGGCGCTGGATGATTACGGTTTCCGTGCAGTGATTGCACCGAGCTACGCTGATATCTTCTTCAACAACTGTTTTAAGAATGGCCTATTACCGATCATTTTGACAGATGCTGAAGTGGAAGAGCTATTCCAGGCAGTAGCGGCAGCGCCAGGCATGAGCCTCACGGTTGATCTTGCAAACCAGAAGGTGATCAGTCCAAACGGAAAAGAGTATAGCTTTGATGTAGACGGCTTCCGTAAGCACTGTCTATTGAACGGTTTGGATGATATCGGCTTAACACTTGAGCATGCCGATGATATTCGTGCATACGAAGCGAAGCGCCGCGCAGAAGCACCTTGGTTGTTTGACGCGATTAAGTAA
- the leuC gene encoding 3-isopropylmalate dehydratase large subunit, protein MAGKTLYDKLWDAHLVRQNDDGSSLIYIDRQILHEVTSPQAFEGLRMAGRKPWRIDANLATPDHNVPTTERSGGVDQIVDPVSRIQVKTLDENCDEYGIVEFKMLDERQGIVHVVGPEQGMTLPGSTVVCGDSHTSTHGAFGALAHGIGTSEVEHVLATQCLIAKKMKNLLISVEGDLGVGVTAKDVVLHVIGVIGTAGGTGFAMEFGGSAIRSLSVEGRMTICNMAIEAGARVGLVAVDDKTIEYFKGRPFSPTAAQWDAAVENWKDLVSDADAKFDKVVEINAADIKPQVTWGTSPEMVVAVDGTVPNPANAKDADEANSITRALQYMGLKADQAITDIKLDRVFIGSCTNSRIEDMRAAAAVVKGRKVASTVKQALVVPGSGLVKAQAEAEGLHEIFIAAGLEWREPGCSMCLAMNPDKLGNGEHCASTSNRNFEGRQGFGGRTHLVSPAMAAAAAIAGHFVDVRDFELNS, encoded by the coding sequence ATGGCTGGTAAAACGCTATATGACAAACTTTGGGATGCACACCTAGTGCGTCAAAACGATGATGGTAGTTCTCTGATCTACATCGATCGTCAGATCCTTCATGAAGTAACTTCGCCACAGGCATTTGAAGGCCTGCGTATGGCGGGTCGTAAGCCTTGGCGTATCGACGCTAACTTGGCGACCCCAGACCACAACGTTCCTACAACTGAGCGTTCAGGCGGTGTTGATCAGATCGTAGATCCCGTTTCACGTATTCAGGTTAAGACGCTGGATGAGAACTGTGATGAGTACGGCATTGTCGAGTTCAAGATGCTTGATGAGCGCCAAGGTATCGTTCACGTCGTAGGTCCAGAGCAGGGAATGACTCTTCCTGGTTCAACAGTCGTTTGTGGTGACTCTCATACCTCTACCCACGGTGCCTTTGGTGCACTCGCTCACGGTATTGGTACATCTGAAGTTGAACACGTACTTGCGACTCAGTGTCTGATCGCTAAGAAGATGAAGAATCTTCTGATTAGTGTAGAGGGTGATCTTGGCGTAGGCGTGACTGCTAAAGACGTTGTACTGCATGTAATCGGTGTTATCGGTACTGCCGGTGGTACAGGGTTCGCGATGGAGTTCGGCGGCTCTGCGATTCGCTCACTCTCAGTCGAGGGGCGTATGACCATCTGTAACATGGCGATCGAAGCGGGTGCTCGTGTGGGCCTTGTGGCGGTTGATGACAAGACGATTGAGTACTTTAAAGGTCGTCCATTCTCGCCAACAGCAGCGCAATGGGATGCAGCTGTAGAGAACTGGAAAGATCTCGTTTCAGATGCCGACGCTAAGTTCGACAAGGTTGTTGAGATCAACGCGGCTGATATCAAGCCACAGGTAACCTGGGGTACCTCTCCAGAGATGGTTGTTGCCGTAGACGGTACAGTTCCAAATCCTGCTAATGCTAAAGATGCGGATGAGGCGAACTCAATCACGCGCGCTCTTCAGTACATGGGATTGAAAGCGGATCAGGCGATTACCGATATCAAGTTGGATCGTGTATTCATCGGATCTTGTACAAACAGCCGTATCGAAGATATGCGCGCTGCAGCTGCTGTGGTTAAAGGGCGCAAAGTTGCAAGCACAGTGAAGCAGGCTCTTGTAGTTCCTGGTTCTGGTCTTGTTAAAGCGCAGGCGGAAGCTGAAGGCCTTCATGAGATATTCATTGCAGCGGGTCTTGAGTGGCGTGAGCCAGGCTGTTCTATGTGTCTTGCTATGAACCCAGATAAGTTGGGTAATGGTGAACACTGTGCCTCTACCTCTAACCGTAACTTCGAAGGCCGTCAGGGCTTCGGTGGTCGCACACATCTTGTGAGCCCAGCTATGGCAGCAGCTGCTGCGATTGCGGGTCACTTCGTTGATGTTCGCGATTTTGAGTTGAACTCTTAA
- a CDS encoding YitT family protein: protein METKLHKHSLFEDIQAIVTGTLAVAMGVLFLKEAGLLTGGTTGLAILIHYSTGLNFGLTLFCVNLPFYILAIKRMGWRFTFKTVLAVALVSTLTEFIPYWVDIRSVEPWFAALGGGLMVGIGLLIVFRHKASLGGFNVLALYLQEKYKIPVGKSQMALDVSIVVAGLWIVPPMLLAVSILGAVVLNFVLAVNHKPGRYTGF from the coding sequence ATGGAAACCAAACTACACAAACACTCTCTATTTGAAGATATCCAAGCGATAGTCACTGGCACGCTGGCGGTTGCGATGGGGGTTCTGTTTCTTAAAGAGGCTGGGCTGCTTACAGGCGGTACCACAGGGCTTGCGATTCTGATCCACTACTCGACCGGTCTTAACTTCGGTCTAACTCTGTTTTGCGTCAACTTGCCGTTCTATATCTTGGCGATTAAACGTATGGGCTGGCGCTTCACTTTTAAAACCGTATTGGCAGTAGCGCTTGTCTCAACGCTGACCGAGTTTATCCCTTACTGGGTTGATATTCGCTCGGTTGAGCCTTGGTTTGCAGCGCTTGGCGGTGGCTTGATGGTGGGTATTGGTCTGTTGATTGTGTTCCGCCATAAGGCGAGTCTAGGTGGTTTTAATGTGCTCGCACTCTACCTGCAAGAGAAGTACAAAATTCCTGTCGGAAAATCGCAGATGGCCCTGGATGTATCGATCGTTGTAGCGGGTCTTTGGATAGTCCCGCCTATGCTTCTTGCTGTATCAATTCTAGGCGCTGTAGTGCTTAATTTCGTTCTCGCGGTTAACCATAAGCCGGGTCGTTACACCGGTTTTTAA
- a CDS encoding LysR family transcriptional regulator produces the protein MDTAALTAFVEVAQAGSFSGAAHRLFLTQSAVSKRIAQLEEQLGSKLFDRIGRQIRLTEAGNSLLPQARRILAELEDAKRLLNNLSGEVAGRLSLAASHHISLHRLPKTLRRFTQAHPSVEMDLRFYESEVAYDAVVHGDIELALITLSPETDPRIHAETLWVDRLFYCVSKHHPLAKLKKIDFKTINQYPGILPAPDTFTSRIVHEQLLQLGLEPNLGISTNYLDTIRMMVQVGLGWSLLPETLIDKELVKLPADIDSIERPLGFIYHRDRTLSNAAKALLAMLKSDTFEAS, from the coding sequence TTGGATACCGCCGCCCTTACCGCCTTTGTTGAAGTTGCCCAAGCTGGAAGTTTCTCTGGCGCTGCACATCGACTCTTTTTGACCCAGTCAGCTGTCAGTAAGCGTATTGCACAACTTGAGGAGCAGTTAGGCTCTAAGTTATTTGATCGAATTGGCCGTCAGATTCGCTTAACGGAAGCGGGCAACTCCCTATTGCCGCAAGCGCGTCGAATTCTTGCGGAGCTTGAGGATGCCAAACGACTACTGAACAATTTAAGTGGTGAAGTTGCTGGCAGACTATCCTTAGCAGCGAGCCACCACATTAGTCTGCACCGCTTACCGAAGACTTTACGTCGCTTCACTCAAGCACACCCAAGCGTAGAGATGGATCTTCGTTTTTATGAGTCAGAGGTCGCTTATGACGCCGTAGTGCATGGTGATATAGAGCTTGCCCTTATTACGCTGTCGCCTGAAACAGATCCTCGTATTCATGCAGAGACGCTCTGGGTCGACCGCCTCTTCTACTGCGTCTCGAAACACCATCCGCTAGCAAAACTTAAGAAGATCGATTTCAAGACGATTAACCAGTACCCAGGGATTCTTCCTGCACCAGACACCTTCACCTCACGCATCGTGCATGAACAGCTTTTACAACTTGGGCTAGAACCCAACCTAGGCATCAGTACAAACTACCTAGATACCATTCGCATGATGGTTCAGGTCGGCTTGGGTTGGAGCCTGCTTCCAGAGACACTGATCGACAAGGAGCTTGTTAAGTTACCTGCAGATATCGATTCGATCGAACGTCCATTAGGTTTTATCTACCATCGCGACAGAACACTCTCTAATGCCGCTAAAGCACTGCTTGCTATGCTTAAGTCGGATACGTTTGAGGCTTCATAA
- the phaC gene encoding class III poly(R)-hydroxyalkanoic acid synthase subunit PhaC — MSNSFDQFTQSQAQLGKAFKVLNEMAEVPETALQTESIYQLDKMRLLHFKAKGRARKTPLLICYALVNRPTILDLEPERSLIQDLCNKGHNVYLIDWGYPDLCDRHLSLEDYIGDYLATAVEQTLQHAKAQQVDLLGVCQGGVFSLCFASLYPEKIRKLVTLVTPIDTEVDGFTLSAMTRETDVNKLVAAYGNLPGSLLNQVYAALKPLQLGVVKDINLANNIKDSASAATFMRMERWINDSPDLAGRAAVEFAELFFQGNGLVNRSIHLLNRQIDLRKITSPVLNIFGKQDHLVPPKSSQALKGLLDSKVDYQELALEGGHIGAFVGSGSRHQTVDAIHQHLK, encoded by the coding sequence ATGAGTAACTCATTCGATCAATTCACCCAGTCTCAAGCGCAACTAGGTAAAGCGTTTAAAGTTTTGAATGAGATGGCTGAAGTTCCAGAGACTGCGCTGCAAACTGAGAGCATCTATCAACTCGATAAGATGCGTCTGCTGCACTTTAAGGCCAAAGGTAGAGCGCGCAAAACACCGCTACTAATCTGCTATGCACTGGTGAACCGTCCAACCATATTGGACCTCGAACCCGAACGATCGCTTATCCAAGATCTCTGCAACAAGGGTCACAATGTCTATTTGATCGATTGGGGCTATCCAGACCTCTGTGATAGACACCTGTCACTTGAGGACTACATAGGTGACTACCTTGCAACCGCAGTTGAACAAACGCTTCAACATGCCAAGGCTCAACAGGTCGATCTCTTGGGTGTCTGCCAAGGGGGAGTCTTCTCACTCTGTTTTGCCAGCCTCTATCCAGAGAAGATCCGCAAACTGGTGACTCTAGTGACGCCAATCGATACAGAGGTCGATGGCTTTACGCTGAGTGCTATGACGCGCGAAACAGATGTGAATAAACTTGTTGCCGCTTATGGCAATCTACCAGGCTCACTGCTCAATCAAGTCTATGCAGCCCTTAAACCGCTGCAGCTTGGGGTAGTAAAAGATATTAATTTAGCAAACAACATTAAAGACTCTGCAAGCGCTGCAACCTTCATGCGCATGGAGCGTTGGATTAATGACAGCCCCGACCTAGCTGGTCGTGCTGCAGTTGAATTTGCTGAACTCTTCTTCCAGGGAAATGGCTTGGTGAATCGCTCGATCCATCTACTCAATCGACAGATTGATCTTAGAAAGATCACATCACCGGTGCTCAATATTTTTGGTAAGCAGGACCATCTAGTTCCGCCTAAATCGAGCCAAGCACTTAAAGGGTTGTTAGATTCGAAAGTGGACTATCAGGAGTTAGCGCTAGAGGGTGGGCATATTGGAGCTTTTGTTGGTTCTGGATCACGCCACCAGACAGTAGACGCGATCCATCAACATCTAAAGTAG